The genomic DNA GGATAACCTGATTTTTGAGGGTACAAAGTTCCCAAAGGAATACGACTTCGTTGCCGATGGAGTAAGGCACATTCTTTATCTTGCCAACGATGAGGAATACATAAATGAAATTCAAAAACTCTTTGCTGAACTACCTCACCTTTACATTGCCGACGGCCATCATCGTTCCCAGGCTGCCTGGAGAGTTATGAAGTGGAGAAGTGAACGAAATCCAAATCACACAGGTGAAGAACCTTATAACTTTTTCTTAGCCGTTGTTTTTCCGCATAAGGTTCTGCATATAATGGATTACAACAGAGTGGTAAAGGACCTTGCAGGACTCAGTGAAGAAGAATTTCTAAACAAACTTAAAGAAAAATTTGAAATCGAACAGCTGAATGTAAAAGGCAATGATGCCAAACCAAAATCAGTCCACACCTTCAGCATGTACCTAAATGGCAGATGGTACTCATTAAAGGCAAAATCTGCCATCATTAAAGAAGACGACCCTATAAATTCTCTGGATGTAAGCATCCTTCAAAATGAAGTCTTAGATCCCCTTCTTAACATTAAAGACCCAAGGAGAGACAAAAGAATAGACTTCGTGGGCGGAATAAGGGGGCTTACCGAACTTGAAAAATTGGTAGACAGCGGAGAATTCAAAGTTGCCTTTGCCCTTTATCCCACCACTATGGAGCAACTTCTCAGGGTGGCAGACGCAGGTATGATCATGCCACCCAAATCCACCTGGTTTGAGCCAAAACTGCGTAGCGGATTATTCTTACATCTTTTAGATCCCATACAGTAAGGGGGTCACTATGCCAACAATTAAAAATATAAAAGTAGATGCCAAATGGGCGGGCAACATGCTTGTAGAACTAAAAGCCCGGGACCTGGTCCAGTACGTGGACCAACCAGAAGCTTCAGGAGGTACCAACAAGGGGATGACCCCCCTTGAGTATGTCCTCGGTGCCCTGACGAGTTGCATTATAACCATCGGATTAATAATTGCCAAGCAAAAAAGACTCGAAATTAAGGGACTCTCGGCATCTGCAGAAGGTGAAATTGACTACGACGTTCTGATGGGTAAGACCGACAAGCCCCGCGCCGGTTTTTACAAGATTAAGGTCAACGTTAAAATTGATGCGGACATGAGCAAAGAAGAAAAAGAAAAATTCTTGAAAGAAATTGAGTCTCGGTGCCCGGTAGCGGATAACCTCCTCAACCATACGGAGGTAGCAGTAGTACTGGAAGAATAAAAAATTTAATACGAATATTCTTACTGCGCGATTTATTATATCAATTTTAGTGTATAACGATATTTAAGGTTTTTTCATAACGTCTGGTTTATAATCTTTTATGTAAATGAAAGTCTTTCTTCTTTCCAAAGTAAATTCTACACACACTATTCGCTGGGCGAATGCCCTTGTGGAAAGAGGGATCAAAGTTCTCGTTTTTGGCCTTGAAGACCTAAAACTCAAAGACAATCCTTACCTCCCAGAAATCATAGTAAAAACCGCGAGCATTGACGAACCTAAACATGGAGGGTTAAAGGGAAAAATAAACTACTTAAAAGCGTTACCAAAAGTAAAATCTGCGATAGAAGAATTCAAACCTGATGTACTCCATGCCCATTACGCCTCAAGCTACGGACTTATCGGAGCCCTCACAAAATTCCACCCCCTTATTATTTCCCTCTGGGGTTCCGATGTGTTTGACTTTCCCAAAAAATCTTTTTTAAATGCCCTAATTATCAGGCATAACCTGAAAAAGGCTGACAAAATTACCTCAACCTCCATCACAATGGCAAGAGAAGCTACCAAGTACACTGCAAAAAAGATCGACGTCGTCCCTTTCGGTGTAGACATTGAAACTTTTAAACCCTTTGAGGTAAAAAAGGTCTTTACGGAAGATAGCGTAGTAATCGGAACTGTTAAGTCTCTGGAAAAAAAATACGGCATTGATACTCTAATTTCAGCCTTTGCCCTTTTAAAAAGAAAATCTAAGGAAAATTTAAATCTTCTCATTGGGGGCGATGGTCCTGAGAGAGAAAATCTAAAACAGCTCGTAAAAGAGTTGAAGGTGGAAGATTCCGTAGTCTTCACAGGCTACATACCACATGCTCAGCTTCCCAAATATATGAACATGATTGACATCTTTGTTCTTCTTTCAAGAGTGGAAGAAAGTTTTGGTGTCGTTGTTGTTGAAGCCATGGCGTGTGGAAAGCCCGTTGTGGTCTCAAACAAGGGCGGATTGCCAGAGGTCGTTGAAGAAGGTGTAACCGGATTCGTTGTGCCTGCGGAAAATCCCAAGGCCACAGCTTCTGCCATTGAAACCCTCATTAAGGATAAGGAACTCAGAAAATCAATGGGCAGGAGAGGGAGAGAAAGGGTCTTAAAACTTTACAACTGGAAAGAAAACGTAAGCAAAATGATTGAGATTTATGAAGAACTGCTAAAACAAAAAGCCTAAGGCTTTTTAAGAAACTTTCTAACTTCCTTAATCCCTATCTTAACCAGGTCGGAATACACCAGACAAAGGGCAAAAATAGCTAACAAACTGACTCCGCCGACAATCAGAGCGTCCCTGACAAAAGTTGCAATAAAGCTTGCCACCCAGAGGATTCCAATGGCAGTGTAGATCTTTTTCAAGGGATACTTGACCGGATAAAGTCGCATGGAAATGAACGCTTCTATGGTAAGAAGCACTATAAAGGAAAGG from bacterium includes the following:
- a CDS encoding glycosyltransferase family 4 protein — protein: MKVFLLSKVNSTHTIRWANALVERGIKVLVFGLEDLKLKDNPYLPEIIVKTASIDEPKHGGLKGKINYLKALPKVKSAIEEFKPDVLHAHYASSYGLIGALTKFHPLIISLWGSDVFDFPKKSFLNALIIRHNLKKADKITSTSITMAREATKYTAKKIDVVPFGVDIETFKPFEVKKVFTEDSVVIGTVKSLEKKYGIDTLISAFALLKRKSKENLNLLIGGDGPERENLKQLVKELKVEDSVVFTGYIPHAQLPKYMNMIDIFVLLSRVEESFGVVVVEAMACGKPVVVSNKGGLPEVVEEGVTGFVVPAENPKATASAIETLIKDKELRKSMGRRGRERVLKLYNWKENVSKMIEIYEELLKQKA
- a CDS encoding DUF1015 family protein, giving the protein MSIVKPFKAGRPKREFVEQVNCPPYDVISVKEAKELYKKSELSYVKVIRPEVHFPDDFDPYREEVYLKGKENLHQYFKDGIFFVEDKPSFYIYEEIMGDIRQVGLVGVFSCKEYEEGKIKKHELTREEKEIDRAKHIDILGAQTEPVFLAYRSMEKLDNLIFEGTKFPKEYDFVADGVRHILYLANDEEYINEIQKLFAELPHLYIADGHHRSQAAWRVMKWRSERNPNHTGEEPYNFFLAVVFPHKVLHIMDYNRVVKDLAGLSEEEFLNKLKEKFEIEQLNVKGNDAKPKSVHTFSMYLNGRWYSLKAKSAIIKEDDPINSLDVSILQNEVLDPLLNIKDPRRDKRIDFVGGIRGLTELEKLVDSGEFKVAFALYPTTMEQLLRVADAGMIMPPKSTWFEPKLRSGLFLHLLDPIQ
- a CDS encoding OsmC family protein, coding for MPTIKNIKVDAKWAGNMLVELKARDLVQYVDQPEASGGTNKGMTPLEYVLGALTSCIITIGLIIAKQKRLEIKGLSASAEGEIDYDVLMGKTDKPRAGFYKIKVNVKIDADMSKEEKEKFLKEIESRCPVADNLLNHTEVAVVLEE